In Acidobacteriota bacterium, one DNA window encodes the following:
- the rpmI gene encoding 50S ribosomal protein L35 gives MPKLKTHKGAAKRFRTTATGKIKRGHSHARHILTKKTAKRKRMLDIDVLVSDGDKKRVERMLPYGRS, from the coding sequence ATGCCTAAGCTCAAAACTCATAAAGGCGCGGCCAAGCGGTTTCGTACCACCGCGACCGGCAAAATCAAGCGTGGACATTCGCACGCGCGCCACATCCTGACCAAGAAGACCGCTAAGCGGAAACGCATGCTCGACATTGACGTGCTGGTTTCGGATGGCGATAAAAAGCGTGTCGAACGCATGCTGCCTTATGGGCGCAGCTAA
- a CDS encoding cell division protein ZapA, translating to MASNELNPRHPVKVEIFGQSYLIRPEDGEVHRTQALAAKVDQHMRDIARSAATADSLKIAILAALHIADELDKANERYEALNRRIAERSAECADVLDQALKNQR from the coding sequence ATGGCGAGTAATGAATTGAATCCGCGTCACCCGGTCAAGGTTGAAATCTTCGGCCAAAGCTATCTGATTCGCCCTGAAGATGGCGAAGTGCACCGCACGCAGGCGCTGGCCGCCAAGGTGGATCAGCACATGCGCGACATCGCGCGTAGCGCGGCGACGGCTGATTCCTTGAAAATTGCCATCCTGGCTGCACTGCATATCGCGGATGAGTTGGACAAGGCGAATGAGCGTTACGAAGCCTTGAACCGCCGCATTGCCGAGCGCAGCGCCGAATGCGCCGATGTGCTCGACCAGGCGTTGAAAAATCAGCGCTGA
- a CDS encoding M28 family peptidase: MRRVSLFGLSVLLACLTLQPLSHAQRKDNKAAASVKTTGAPAGIETITAQQMREILTFIAADELEGRDTPSRGLNVAAKFLAFNLSRWGFKPAGDNGTFFQGFTLQRGQLDGSQTKVELGGQSFKLGEDFIPRAVQGTAKGQLVYVSHGYLVKAKNVNPYAGLDVKDKIVVVAEGYPKGVQPGDLKGKLGEDYDTAANYARTHGAKGLVLVPNPTVLGRWEMLARSAQGGGRATLGSAQDPNGLPTVTASAKLLTAIFQGEATDGAAILKQAATNEYSPGFALNSDKQLSLSVLGKLDALPTQNVVAIWEGSDPILKNEYIAVGAHYDHVGVRPKSDEGKTDGWSRYKLFLESAGVLGNDDRLSNGADDDGSGTTAVLAIAEALAKAPRPKRSVLLVWHAGEEKGLWGSEYVTNNPPVPLNQIATQLNIDMIGRSAKEVDSKKRDRVTLEDEIYVIGSKMMSSELGALSEAVNDSYLKLKFNYMYDEPNDPQRLFYRSDHFNYARKGIPIIFYFDGINEDYHKVSDQVEKIDFGKMEKVTRTVYATLWELANRGARVKVDKPLPAQYSGN; this comes from the coding sequence GTGAGAAGAGTTAGTCTATTCGGTTTGTCAGTATTGCTGGCTTGTCTGACGTTGCAACCGCTGTCCCACGCGCAGCGCAAAGACAACAAAGCAGCGGCGTCTGTTAAAACGACGGGTGCGCCTGCCGGTATCGAAACGATCACCGCCCAGCAGATGCGCGAAATCCTGACCTTCATCGCCGCTGATGAATTGGAAGGCCGCGACACGCCGTCGCGCGGTTTGAACGTCGCGGCGAAGTTCCTGGCGTTCAATCTGTCGCGCTGGGGTTTCAAACCCGCCGGCGACAACGGCACGTTCTTTCAAGGCTTCACCTTGCAGCGCGGCCAGTTGGATGGCAGCCAAACCAAAGTTGAATTGGGCGGGCAGAGCTTCAAACTCGGCGAAGACTTCATCCCGCGCGCGGTGCAGGGCACGGCCAAAGGCCAATTGGTGTATGTAAGCCACGGCTATTTGGTCAAAGCCAAAAACGTCAACCCCTACGCCGGGCTGGACGTGAAAGACAAAATCGTGGTCGTTGCCGAAGGCTATCCCAAAGGCGTGCAGCCCGGCGATCTGAAAGGCAAGCTGGGCGAGGATTACGACACCGCCGCCAACTATGCCCGCACGCACGGGGCGAAAGGGCTGGTGCTGGTGCCCAATCCGACGGTGCTGGGCCGCTGGGAAATGTTGGCTCGTTCAGCCCAAGGCGGCGGACGCGCCACGCTCGGCAGCGCGCAAGATCCGAACGGGCTGCCCACGGTGACGGCTTCGGCAAAGTTATTGACAGCTATCTTTCAAGGCGAAGCCACGGATGGCGCAGCCATCTTGAAACAGGCGGCGACCAATGAATACTCCCCTGGCTTTGCGCTCAACAGCGACAAGCAACTCAGCTTGAGCGTGCTGGGCAAGCTGGACGCCCTGCCGACCCAGAACGTCGTGGCCATTTGGGAAGGCAGCGATCCGATCCTGAAAAATGAATACATCGCCGTCGGCGCGCATTACGACCACGTCGGCGTGCGGCCCAAATCCGATGAAGGCAAGACCGATGGCTGGTCACGCTACAAACTGTTTTTGGAATCAGCCGGTGTGCTCGGCAACGATGACCGCTTGTCGAATGGCGCTGACGATGACGGTTCGGGCACCACGGCAGTGCTGGCCATTGCCGAAGCCCTGGCCAAGGCTCCGCGTCCGAAACGTTCAGTCCTGCTAGTTTGGCACGCGGGCGAAGAAAAAGGACTCTGGGGTTCGGAATACGTCACCAACAATCCGCCGGTGCCCCTCAATCAAATCGCCACGCAACTCAACATAGATATGATTGGCCGCAGTGCTAAAGAGGTTGATAGCAAAAAGCGTGATCGTGTCACGCTGGAAGATGAAATCTACGTCATCGGTTCCAAGATGATGAGCAGCGAATTAGGCGCGCTCAGTGAAGCCGTCAACGACTCTTACCTCAAGCTCAAATTCAATTATATGTATGACGAGCCGAATGATCCGCAGCGGCTGTTTTATCGCAGCGACCATTTCAATTACGCCCGCAAAGGCATCCCGATCATCTTTTATTTTGATGGCATCAACGAGGATTACCATAAGGTGAGCGATCAAGTTGAGAAGATTGATTTCGGTAAGATGGAAAAAGTCACGCGCACCGTTTATGCCACGCTGTGGGAACTGGCGAATCGGGGCGCGCGTGTGAAAGTGGACAAACCGTTGCCCGCGCAGTATTCGGGAAATTAA
- a CDS encoding glycosyltransferase, translating to MLVSVIIPCYNQAHFVGDAIASVLAQTWPHREIIVVDDGSRADPASVVARYPGVKLIQQSNRGVSAARNHGMRTSQGEFLMFLDADDRLTPNALEAHLQQLQTRPACVIATGHYREIAGDGKVLGIPQQRCVTSDHYATLLGGGACVWLPAAVLYRRAELEAVGGWNEARSGCADWELYLRLAQRYPICCHAEVVAEYRQHLPSMSRNSAAMLRDALAVFAAQADFVRAHPELTTAYRAGLHRARSYYGERLTTDIRLNLRAGQWRQVVGGVLTLARYYPQAIPTHAATKLKNLVRGVPPEEFNQKEEEHKSA from the coding sequence ATGCTCGTTTCCGTCATCATCCCTTGTTACAACCAGGCGCATTTCGTCGGCGACGCGATTGCGAGCGTGCTGGCCCAGACTTGGCCGCACCGCGAAATCATCGTGGTGGATGATGGTTCGCGCGCCGACCCCGCCTCGGTTGTCGCGCGTTATCCCGGCGTCAAACTCATTCAGCAATCCAATCGGGGCGTCTCAGCCGCCCGCAATCACGGCATGCGCACAAGCCAAGGCGAATTTCTGATGTTTCTGGATGCGGATGACCGGTTAACCCCGAACGCACTCGAAGCGCATTTGCAGCAGCTTCAAACACGGCCCGCTTGCGTCATCGCCACTGGACATTACCGCGAAATTGCGGGCGATGGGAAAGTGCTGGGTATACCGCAGCAGCGTTGTGTGACCAGCGATCATTATGCGACCTTGTTGGGCGGCGGCGCTTGCGTCTGGTTGCCTGCCGCCGTGCTGTATCGTCGCGCCGAACTGGAAGCTGTGGGCGGCTGGAATGAAGCGCGCAGTGGCTGTGCGGATTGGGAACTGTATTTGCGCCTCGCCCAGCGTTATCCGATCTGTTGTCACGCCGAAGTCGTCGCCGAATACCGCCAGCATCTGCCCAGCATGTCGCGCAATTCGGCGGCGATGTTGCGCGATGCGTTAGCGGTGTTTGCCGCGCAAGCAGACTTCGTGCGCGCCCATCCTGAGCTCACGACGGCGTATCGGGCAGGTTTACACCGGGCGCGGAGCTATTACGGCGAGCGATTGACGACAGACATCCGGCTGAATTTACGCGCGGGGCAGTGGCGGCAGGTTGTGGGGGGCGTATTGACCCTGGCGCGTTACTATCCGCAAGCCATTCCCACCCACGCGGCAACCAAACTGAAAAATTTAGTGCGGGGAGTGCCGCCGGAAGAATTCAATCAGAAAGAAGAAGAGCACAAGAGCGCCTAA
- a CDS encoding DinB family protein: protein MHNLLEEFRQTITDSHYRLVQISEDDSAVKPASDKWSPKEIIGHLIDSASNNHQRFVRGQFYDDLELPGYEQERWVVVQGYQQTAWAELLLFWKCYNEHLARVTALMPAENLARTVRIGGGEPVTLGFLVEDYVRHLQMHLRQILG from the coding sequence ATGCACAACTTGCTGGAAGAATTCCGCCAAACAATTACGGACAGTCACTACCGCCTCGTTCAGATCAGCGAAGACGACAGCGCTGTCAAACCTGCGTCTGACAAATGGTCGCCGAAAGAGATCATCGGTCATCTGATTGATTCGGCCTCGAACAACCATCAGCGCTTCGTGCGCGGGCAGTTTTACGACGACCTGGAGTTGCCGGGCTACGAGCAGGAACGCTGGGTGGTTGTGCAAGGTTACCAGCAGACGGCCTGGGCGGAGTTGTTGCTGTTCTGGAAGTGCTACAACGAGCACTTAGCGCGGGTCACGGCATTGATGCCCGCTGAGAACTTGGCGCGGACGGTGCGAATTGGCGGGGGCGAACCAGTAACGTTGGGTTTTCTGGTCGAAGATTACGTGCGGCACTTGCAGATGCATTTGCGGCAGATTTTGGGCTGA
- a CDS encoding HEPN domain-containing protein: MKPLSLEWIERAEDDWDAAQRLQRARTRPNYGLVCFHAQQCAEKYLKARLEEAGLPIQKTHNLILLLTQVQSVEPSWSGLQPELTGLNAYSVATRYPGQTASKLNAQHALKDCKAVRKTIRQSFGLPV; the protein is encoded by the coding sequence ATGAAGCCCCTATCGCTTGAATGGATCGAGCGCGCCGAAGACGATTGGGATGCGGCGCAACGGTTGCAGCGCGCCCGCACACGTCCAAATTATGGCCTCGTCTGTTTTCACGCGCAGCAATGCGCCGAGAAGTATCTCAAAGCACGGCTTGAAGAAGCAGGCTTGCCGATTCAGAAAACTCATAACCTGATTTTGTTGCTGACCCAGGTGCAGTCAGTCGAACCAAGCTGGAGTGGCTTGCAGCCCGAATTGACAGGCCTGAATGCTTATTCGGTCGCAACTCGCTATCCGGGACAGACCGCTAGCAAACTCAACGCTCAACACGCGCTGAAAGATTGCAAGGCCGTTCGCAAGACAATTCGGCAGTCCTTCGGTTTGCCGGTTTAG
- a CDS encoding diacylglycerol kinase family lipid kinase, producing MNKATLAIVNPAAGFGKCATLLGPALDRLHRAGVRFEVAETKHAGHGAALTKEAYAAGYRRFLAVGGDGTSFEIVNGLFPQAHDEGEIPTLGFLPLGTGNSFLKDFTNEGVEYSAQAIIAGRTRPCDVIRINHRDGAVHYINILSLGFVSEVCVLANRRFKWLGAASYGLAVVLCLARFNKQIYRLKLDGTEQPNPPATALLIFCNSKYTGGHMMLAPNADIADGKIEIVRWSADRFDFIFNFKKCYDGSHIRHPLIWQGRAKRIELNFDQPIDVMVDGEVLTLQMDSLEVLPSALRVMV from the coding sequence ATGAACAAAGCAACGCTCGCCATCGTCAATCCCGCCGCCGGCTTCGGCAAATGCGCCACGCTGCTCGGCCCCGCGCTCGACCGTCTGCACCGGGCGGGCGTTCGCTTCGAGGTCGCTGAAACCAAACACGCCGGGCACGGCGCCGCACTTACGAAAGAAGCCTACGCCGCCGGCTATCGCCGCTTTCTCGCTGTCGGCGGCGACGGCACTTCGTTCGAGATCGTGAATGGGTTGTTTCCACAGGCCCACGACGAAGGCGAGATTCCCACGCTCGGTTTTTTGCCGCTCGGCACCGGCAATTCGTTTCTCAAGGATTTCACTAACGAGGGCGTCGAGTACTCCGCCCAAGCCATTATTGCGGGCCGCACACGCCCGTGCGATGTCATTCGCATCAACCATCGTGACGGCGCGGTACATTACATCAATATTCTCAGCTTAGGCTTTGTCTCTGAAGTCTGCGTGCTGGCGAATCGCCGTTTCAAATGGCTGGGCGCGGCGAGTTATGGCTTGGCCGTCGTGCTTTGCCTGGCGCGATTCAACAAACAAATCTACCGGCTGAAACTGGATGGGACGGAACAACCCAATCCGCCCGCCACGGCGCTGCTGATTTTCTGCAACAGCAAATATACGGGCGGCCATATGATGCTCGCGCCGAATGCCGACATCGCCGACGGCAAAATCGAAATCGTGCGCTGGTCGGCTGATCGCTTCGATTTCATCTTCAATTTCAAAAAATGCTACGACGGCTCGCACATCCGTCATCCGCTGATTTGGCAGGGCCGCGCCAAACGCATCGAGTTGAATTTCGACCAGCCAATTGATGTGATGGTGGATGGCGAGGTGCTGACGTTGCAGATGGATTCGCTGGAAGTGTTGCCGTCGGCGTTGCGGGTGATGGTCTAA
- a CDS encoding RES family NAD+ phosphorylase, whose amino-acid sequence MRRVWRLCNRKYAAQAFTGLGAKLYGGRWNEEGAAMVYTADSLALAALETFVHLDPELLPADYVASAADLPGQLRLTRILLADLPVDWRRYPAPDVLRRIGSDWLRAGKTAVLAVPSVVVPQEENYLLNPEHKDFIRIVRHVAVPFQFDPRLWK is encoded by the coding sequence TTGAGAAGGGTTTGGCGCTTGTGCAATCGGAAGTACGCGGCACAAGCCTTCACGGGTCTCGGCGCAAAGCTATATGGCGGTCGCTGGAATGAAGAAGGCGCGGCGATGGTGTATACGGCAGACAGTCTGGCGCTGGCGGCGCTGGAAACGTTTGTGCATCTCGATCCCGAATTACTGCCCGCCGATTACGTCGCCAGCGCCGCCGATTTGCCCGGCCAATTGCGCCTAACGCGCATTTTGCTCGCTGACTTGCCAGTGGATTGGCGGCGTTACCCCGCGCCGGATGTCTTGCGTCGCATCGGTTCCGATTGGTTGCGCGCAGGCAAAACCGCCGTGCTGGCGGTGCCTTCCGTTGTTGTTCCGCAAGAAGAAAATTATCTGCTCAACCCCGAACACAAAGATTTCATCCGGATCGTGCGGCACGTCGCGGTGCCTTTTCAATTCGACCCACGGTTGTGGAAATAG
- a CDS encoding phenylalanine--tRNA ligase subunit beta, with protein sequence MKISYNWLKEFVDIAIPPRQLAERLTMVGLAVDAVEEHGGDAVLEIDLTSNRPDCLSHLGVAREVAAILDAPLKKDVATGGRGDESLNTAALTSVKITAPELCPRYTARLIKGVKIGPSPDWLVKRLEVMGQRSVNNVADITNYVMLELGQPLHAFDFDMLRGQRLIVRRASEGEKIVTLDKEERTLTSAMLVIADAERPVALGGIKGGEDSGITDKTVDVLLEAAYFTPAQIRATSKALGLATEASYRFERGTDPEIAAIASDRAAALIAELAGGVISDELLDIYPGRQEGRDAIHAARQPIPFRRARYQALTGLDVELNTAARILGALGMPAEVDEAAQALTTVAPPWRIDIKIEEDLIEEVARIEGYDKLQTTLPGSAGAGSLLPGERERRGVRQALTAAGYHEAVSFSFVNAANDALFSEISETGRVGLSNPIDVELAQMRTNLLGGLLEALARNFNQGTRNVRLFEFGKCFAHADAERPIEAEKLALVATGVRNADDWQASALPTGGRLDFYDVKGVLETLAEVLSIQSLEFASVESAAKSPGYLHTGRAALIMHAGHTLGRVGQLHPRIATRYKFKQPVFVAELDFGAFLASERTEARYRPLPKFPQAQRDVALLIDTTVNFAALQAAIHALQIPELTGVRLFDLYAGKELPAGKHSLALSLSYRAANRTLTDEEVNAAHERVVQVLRETFGAEIR encoded by the coding sequence ATGAAAATTAGCTACAACTGGCTCAAAGAATTCGTGGACATCGCTATCCCGCCACGCCAATTGGCTGAGCGGTTGACGATGGTGGGGTTGGCGGTGGATGCCGTTGAAGAACACGGCGGCGATGCAGTGCTGGAAATTGACCTGACATCGAACCGACCCGATTGTCTGTCGCATTTGGGTGTGGCGCGCGAGGTCGCGGCGATTTTGGATGCACCGTTAAAGAAAGACGTGGCGACGGGGGGGCGGGGGGATGAATCGCTTAACACGGCTGCCTTGACCTCAGTGAAAATCACCGCGCCGGAGTTGTGCCCGCGTTATACGGCCCGCTTGATCAAGGGTGTGAAGATTGGCCCTTCGCCGGATTGGCTGGTCAAGCGGTTGGAAGTAATGGGGCAGCGCAGCGTGAATAACGTGGCCGACATCACCAATTACGTGATGCTGGAGTTGGGGCAGCCGCTGCATGCCTTTGATTTCGATATGCTGCGCGGCCAACGCCTCATCGTGCGCCGGGCGAGCGAGGGCGAAAAGATCGTCACGCTCGATAAAGAAGAGCGCACGCTGACCAGTGCGATGCTGGTGATTGCCGATGCCGAGCGTCCGGTGGCGTTGGGCGGCATCAAGGGCGGCGAGGATTCAGGCATTACCGACAAAACTGTGGATGTGTTGCTCGAAGCCGCCTACTTCACCCCCGCGCAGATTCGCGCGACATCCAAAGCGCTGGGTTTGGCGACCGAGGCGTCTTATCGCTTTGAGCGCGGCACTGATCCTGAAATTGCGGCGATAGCGTCCGACCGCGCGGCAGCGTTGATTGCAGAGCTTGCGGGCGGGGTGATTTCGGATGAATTGCTGGACATTTATCCGGGCAGGCAAGAGGGCAGAGACGCGATTCACGCTGCGCGACAGCCGATTCCGTTCCGGCGCGCGCGCTATCAGGCGTTGACCGGGTTGGATGTCGAATTGAACACGGCGGCGCGCATTTTGGGCGCGTTGGGCATGCCTGCGGAAGTTGATGAAGCCGCGCAAGCGCTGACGACAGTTGCGCCGCCGTGGCGCATTGACATCAAGATCGAAGAAGACCTGATCGAAGAGGTCGCGCGCATCGAGGGTTACGATAAATTGCAAACGACCTTACCGGGCAGCGCGGGTGCGGGTTCGCTCTTGCCGGGCGAACGCGAACGGCGCGGCGTGCGGCAGGCGTTGACGGCGGCGGGCTATCACGAGGCGGTGAGTTTCAGTTTTGTGAATGCGGCGAATGACGCGCTGTTCAGCGAGATCAGCGAAACTGGGCGCGTGGGCTTGAGCAATCCGATTGATGTCGAGTTAGCGCAGATGCGCACGAATTTACTGGGCGGTTTGCTGGAAGCATTGGCCCGCAATTTCAATCAAGGCACGCGCAACGTGCGGCTGTTTGAGTTTGGCAAATGCTTTGCCCATGCAGATGCTGAACGGCCTATCGAAGCAGAGAAACTGGCCCTGGTGGCGACGGGTGTGCGCAATGCCGATGATTGGCAGGCGTCCGCTTTGCCAACCGGAGGGCGGTTGGATTTTTACGACGTGAAAGGCGTGCTCGAAACATTGGCCGAGGTGCTGTCAATTCAGAGTCTGGAATTCGCGTCGGTAGAGAGCGCGGCCAAATCGCCCGGATATTTGCATACCGGGCGCGCTGCCCTAATAATGCACGCCGGTCACACGCTCGGGCGCGTGGGCCAGCTTCATCCGCGCATTGCAACGAGGTACAAATTCAAACAACCGGTCTTCGTGGCGGAACTGGATTTCGGCGCGTTCCTCGCCAGCGAACGCACCGAAGCGCGCTATCGTCCCTTGCCGAAGTTCCCGCAGGCCCAACGCGACGTGGCGTTGTTGATAGATACCACGGTGAATTTTGCCGCGCTGCAAGCGGCGATTCACGCGTTGCAAATTCCTGAATTGACCGGCGTGCGCCTGTTTGATTTGTATGCGGGCAAGGAATTGCCGGCGGGCAAACATTCGCTGGCGCTCTCGCTGAGTTACCGCGCGGCCAACCGCACCTTGACGGACGAAGAAGTGAATGCCGCGCACGAACGCGTGGTGCAGGTGTTGCGCGAGACGTTTGGCGCAGAAATCAGATGA
- a CDS encoding DUF4332 domain-containing protein: MHGLKLAEIELDRKILADLAVNQPAAFADLAAQAKQALTKGDGQPVKVARTAATAAPAPSAPAAKAAPAPQPEAAPVEAVPVAEAAAAPVEAAAVEVAEAAAAPEAEVAAGAEEGVDTGRLSDLQRIADLTADDDQKLNASGIWQCTELLEKGASKSGRAALAAKAGVEEKSVLRWVNQADLFCRVNGITEQLANLLEAAGVDTVVELAARVPANLHAKLTETNAAQNLVEAVPAVEEVENWVAQAKELPRVISH, translated from the coding sequence ATGCACGGGCTGAAACTGGCTGAGATCGAATTGGATCGCAAGATTCTGGCCGACCTAGCCGTCAACCAACCGGCAGCGTTTGCCGATCTGGCGGCGCAAGCGAAACAGGCCTTGACCAAGGGTGACGGACAGCCCGTGAAAGTTGCCCGCACGGCAGCCACTGCCGCGCCCGCACCCAGCGCGCCTGCGGCAAAGGCGGCACCCGCGCCGCAACCGGAAGCAGCACCGGTGGAAGCTGTGCCAGTGGCTGAAGCAGCAGCAGCGCCTGTTGAAGCAGCGGCAGTGGAAGTGGCTGAAGCAGCGGCGGCGCCTGAGGCTGAAGTCGCGGCAGGTGCGGAAGAAGGTGTGGATACAGGACGGCTGTCCGATCTGCAACGCATCGCTGACCTGACTGCCGACGACGATCAGAAGCTGAACGCCAGCGGCATCTGGCAGTGCACTGAATTGCTCGAAAAAGGCGCGAGCAAGAGTGGGCGCGCCGCCCTCGCCGCCAAAGCTGGTGTCGAAGAAAAGAGCGTCTTGCGCTGGGTCAATCAGGCCGACCTGTTTTGCCGCGTCAACGGCATCACGGAACAACTGGCGAATCTGCTCGAAGCCGCCGGCGTGGACACAGTCGTCGAATTGGCGGCGCGCGTGCCCGCCAATCTGCACGCCAAGCTAACCGAGACCAACGCCGCGCAGAACCTGGTCGAAGCTGTCCCGGCCGTCGAGGAAGTCGAAAATTGGGTCGCGCAGGCCAAGGAATTGCCGCGCGTGATTAGCCACTAA
- the pheS gene encoding phenylalanine--tRNA ligase subunit alpha, giving the protein MSDRLAQLRAEFQQELQAVTAEASAAALRDRWVGRKAGRITAEMKTLGKLAPEERKTFGAQLNELKDAVEADIEKLLAQFAAQREAEQLIKERIDVTLPGRRIAAGHLHPITLLRQRIEDIFVSMGYEIEDGPEIETAFYNFEALNIPANHPARSPQDTFYLAGEHGERLSLRSQTSTMQIHAMQKRQAKGPPLRIAAPGRVFRRDTPDATHNPMFYQVEGLLVDRGITLGDLKGTVEEFVRRLFGPDTKTRFRPSYFPFVEPGAEIDYTCFKCHGSGCRVCKQSGWIEMGGSGMVHPNVLRGVGIDPQEFSGFAFGLGLDRLCALMYGLDDIRLLYENDVRFLEQFS; this is encoded by the coding sequence ATGTCAGATCGTCTCGCACAACTCCGCGCCGAATTCCAACAAGAGTTGCAGGCCGTAACCGCTGAAGCGAGCGCCGCCGCCTTGCGCGACCGTTGGGTCGGGCGCAAAGCGGGCCGCATCACCGCCGAAATGAAAACGCTCGGCAAGCTTGCGCCCGAAGAGCGCAAGACTTTCGGCGCGCAACTCAACGAATTGAAAGATGCGGTCGAGGCCGACATCGAAAAACTGCTCGCCCAGTTCGCCGCCCAGCGCGAAGCCGAACAGTTGATCAAAGAGCGCATTGACGTGACCTTGCCGGGCCGCCGCATTGCCGCCGGGCATCTGCATCCGATTACGCTCTTGCGCCAGCGTATCGAAGACATCTTTGTCTCGATGGGCTACGAGATCGAAGACGGGCCGGAGATTGAGACCGCGTTTTATAACTTCGAGGCGCTCAACATCCCGGCCAATCATCCGGCGCGCAGCCCGCAAGACACCTTCTATCTGGCGGGCGAACACGGCGAACGGCTCTCGCTGCGGTCGCAGACTTCGACGATGCAGATTCACGCCATGCAAAAGCGCCAAGCGAAAGGCCCGCCCCTGCGCATCGCCGCGCCCGGCCGCGTGTTCCGTCGCGATACGCCCGACGCTACGCACAACCCGATGTTCTATCAGGTCGAAGGGCTGCTCGTGGATCGCGGCATCACGCTCGGCGATTTGAAAGGCACGGTCGAAGAGTTCGTGCGCCGCCTGTTCGGGCCGGACACCAAAACGCGCTTCCGCCCGTCGTACTTTCCCTTTGTCGAACCGGGCGCAGAGATTGATTACACCTGCTTCAAATGCCACGGCAGTGGCTGCCGCGTCTGCAAACAATCCGGTTGGATCGAGATGGGCGGGTCAGGGATGGTGCATCCGAATGTGCTGCGCGGCGTCGGCATTGATCCGCAGGAGTTCTCCGGTTTCGCCTTCGGGTTGGGGCTGGATCGGTTGTGCGCGCTGATGTACGGGCTGGATGACATTCGGTTGTTGTATGAGAATGATGTGCGGTTTTTGGAGCAGTTTAGTTGA
- a CDS encoding DUF2384 domain-containing protein, whose product METARVVKMLGGEKALGAKVASASDMIPVVRRGLDYSALESIIGAIGISREAVLVALGLPTRTIARRKGEQRLSAAESDRVYRLARVVALAEAVLGEVERARAWLLRPNRALAHVTPLSLLDTDEGTRQVEAVLGRIAHGVWS is encoded by the coding sequence ATGGAGACTGCCAGAGTCGTCAAAATGTTGGGTGGTGAAAAAGCGCTCGGCGCCAAAGTCGCTTCGGCGTCCGATATGATTCCGGTGGTGCGCCGCGGGCTGGATTACAGCGCGTTGGAATCCATCATCGGCGCCATCGGTATTTCACGTGAGGCTGTGCTGGTCGCGCTCGGCCTGCCGACGCGCACGATTGCGCGGCGCAAAGGCGAGCAACGCCTGTCTGCCGCCGAATCGGATCGCGTGTATCGCTTGGCCCGCGTCGTCGCGTTGGCTGAAGCTGTCTTGGGTGAGGTCGAAAGGGCGCGCGCCTGGCTGTTGCGGCCCAACCGCGCCTTGGCGCATGTGACGCCGCTGTCATTGCTCGATACCGACGAAGGCACGCGCCAGGTCGAAGCCGTGCTGGGTCGCATCGCGCACGGAGTTTGGAGTTGA
- a CDS encoding nucleotidyltransferase domain-containing protein, protein MAARAKVSQTVKAQLKQICALIAREFQPERIILFGSQAYGKPTPGSDLDLLVVMHFTGDPLEQAVTILRKLNLMLPIDLLVKTPEQVQQRLTLGDRFMREIIERGKVLYEAPIA, encoded by the coding sequence ATGGCCGCCAGAGCCAAAGTCAGTCAAACCGTCAAAGCGCAACTCAAACAAATCTGCGCGCTGATTGCGCGGGAATTTCAGCCGGAGCGGATCATCCTGTTCGGTTCACAGGCGTATGGCAAACCGACGCCGGGTTCCGACCTGGACTTGCTGGTCGTGATGCATTTTACCGGCGACCCGCTGGAACAGGCTGTGACCATCTTGCGCAAGCTGAATTTGATGCTGCCGATTGATCTATTGGTCAAAACCCCTGAACAGGTTCAGCAGCGATTGACCCTGGGCGATCGGTTTATGCGCGAAATCATTGAGCGGGGAAAGGTCTTGTATGAAGCCCCTATCGCTTGA